The Bradyrhizobium sp. WBAH42 genome includes a window with the following:
- a CDS encoding amidohydrolase family protein produces MSTTAIFGSYVLSRKDGVQDVLRDHWVLVEGKKIAAVTRDRPSADQVYDRPGRFVLPGLLNLHNHCFSEAVARSHTEDGNGRKNNQSIVYTVLLPLTKRGADILSAEERLAVARLGILQLLKGGATTVMEPFRNSIPEMFDAAEEMGIRFYGAPYLFSTSDAKAGPDGVVQYSGDDGAADMATWDALYQRWNNRGDGRISLAMSPHATDTCGPDLLKACATRARELGVPITTHMAQSRAEVETIGKRYGGRTPAEYLDWLGLLAPDLMAAHCMFSSDDDLKLMAARGVTVLNCPRVFARAGITAAFSRFAEHGVRTVVGTDGYNMDLLGELNAASLISKITSARPDVANSPELIEANTAVAADVIKRPDLGRIEPGATADLTVVDLTHPHLQPLFDPRRALIALANRANIDQVVVDGRVLVDEGRYLGADEAAIIAAGTAAIGKIWDLPEAQAAFNG; encoded by the coding sequence ATGAGCACAACAGCGATCTTCGGCAGCTACGTGCTGTCACGGAAAGACGGCGTGCAGGACGTGCTGCGCGACCACTGGGTTCTGGTCGAAGGCAAGAAGATCGCGGCAGTCACGCGCGACAGACCGAGCGCGGATCAGGTCTATGACCGCCCGGGCCGCTTCGTGCTGCCCGGTCTGCTCAACCTGCACAATCACTGCTTTTCGGAAGCAGTGGCGCGCAGTCACACCGAGGACGGCAACGGCCGCAAGAACAACCAGAGCATCGTCTACACGGTGCTGCTGCCGCTGACCAAGCGCGGCGCCGACATCCTGTCGGCGGAGGAACGGCTCGCGGTGGCGCGGCTCGGCATCCTCCAGCTGCTCAAGGGCGGCGCCACCACCGTGATGGAGCCGTTCCGCAACTCGATCCCCGAAATGTTCGACGCGGCGGAGGAGATGGGCATCCGCTTCTACGGCGCGCCCTATCTGTTCTCGACCTCCGATGCCAAGGCTGGCCCGGACGGCGTGGTGCAATATTCCGGCGATGACGGTGCCGCGGACATGGCGACATGGGATGCGCTCTATCAGCGCTGGAACAATCGCGGCGACGGCCGCATCAGCCTTGCCATGAGCCCGCACGCCACCGACACCTGCGGTCCCGATCTCCTGAAGGCTTGCGCCACGCGGGCGCGCGAGCTCGGCGTTCCCATCACCACGCACATGGCGCAGAGCCGCGCCGAGGTCGAGACCATCGGCAAGCGCTATGGCGGCCGCACCCCGGCAGAATATCTGGATTGGCTCGGCCTGCTCGCGCCCGATCTGATGGCGGCGCATTGCATGTTCTCGAGCGACGACGATCTCAAGCTCATGGCTGCGCGCGGCGTGACCGTCTTGAACTGCCCGCGCGTGTTCGCGCGTGCCGGCATCACCGCGGCGTTCAGCCGCTTCGCCGAGCACGGCGTGCGCACCGTGGTCGGCACCGACGGCTACAACATGGACCTGCTCGGCGAGCTCAATGCGGCCTCGCTGATCTCCAAGATCACTTCGGCGCGCCCAGATGTCGCGAACTCGCCGGAGCTGATCGAGGCGAACACGGCGGTGGCCGCCGACGTCATCAAGCGGCCCGATCTCGGCCGCATCGAGCCGGGCGCGACCGCCGATCTCACCGTCGTCGATCTCACCCATCCGCATCTGCAGCCGCTGTTCGATCCGCGCCGCGCGCTGATCGCGCTCGCCAACCGCGCCAATATCGATCAGGTCGTGGTCGACGGCCGCGTGCTGGTCGATGAGGGACGCTATCTCGGCGCGGATGAAGCGGCGATCATTGCGGCCGGCACCGCCGCAATCGGCAAGATCTGGGATCTGCCGGAGGCACAGGCGGCGTTCAACGGCTGA
- a CDS encoding LysR substrate-binding domain-containing protein, with the protein MARINSRQVEAFRATMLTGSVTEAAALMKVTQPAVSRLLRDLQALLKMELFERRGTGLVPTAAAMALYTEVERSFVGLERITAAAEEIRGRRTGSLRIAALPALSNGYLPRLTGHFLKERPNLNLAFFGVISPIVVDWVLNNQCDVGFAEVPIAHSGLPSQRLPAPARVAVLPTGHRLAEKEVLEPRDFEGETFISLSAGSSSRHLVDQVFHRHDVRRVLRVETTLSEIMCGMVSSGLGVAICDPFTAQEFATRGVVARRFLPRIDFEFSAVFPAQRSPSPVALDLVETMRKALVEFED; encoded by the coding sequence ATGGCGCGGATCAATTCGCGGCAGGTGGAGGCCTTCCGCGCGACAATGCTGACGGGCAGCGTGACCGAGGCCGCGGCGCTGATGAAGGTGACGCAGCCGGCCGTCAGCCGGTTGCTGCGCGACCTCCAGGCCCTGCTGAAAATGGAGCTGTTCGAACGGCGCGGCACCGGCCTGGTGCCGACCGCGGCGGCGATGGCGCTCTATACCGAGGTCGAGCGCTCCTTCGTCGGCCTGGAGCGCATCACTGCGGCAGCAGAAGAAATCCGCGGCCGCCGCACCGGCTCGCTACGCATCGCAGCACTGCCGGCGCTGTCGAACGGCTATCTGCCGCGGCTCACCGGTCACTTTCTGAAGGAGCGGCCCAACCTCAACCTGGCCTTCTTCGGTGTCATCTCGCCGATCGTGGTCGACTGGGTGCTGAACAATCAATGTGACGTCGGCTTTGCCGAGGTGCCGATCGCGCATTCCGGCCTGCCGAGCCAGCGGCTGCCAGCGCCAGCGCGCGTTGCAGTGCTCCCGACCGGCCATCGCCTCGCGGAGAAGGAAGTGCTGGAGCCGCGCGATTTCGAGGGCGAGACCTTCATCTCGCTGTCCGCGGGATCGTCGAGCCGTCATCTCGTCGACCAGGTCTTCCATCGCCATGATGTCCGCCGGGTGCTCAGGGTCGAAACCACGCTGTCGGAGATCATGTGCGGCATGGTGTCGTCGGGGCTCGGCGTCGCGATCTGCGATCCCTTCACGGCGCAGGAATTCGCAACGCGCGGCGTCGTCGCGCGCCGCTTCCTGCCGCGCATCGACTTCGAATTCTCCGCGGTCTTTCCGGCGCAGCGCAGTCCGTCGCCGGTCGCGCTGGATCTGGTCGAGACCATGCGCAAGGCGCTGGTGGAGTTTGAGGATTAG
- a CDS encoding ABC transporter substrate-binding protein has protein sequence MKTFRLLTAVSIAALIASPSVAWAQQKTLYVAGYGGSFEKTIRDEVIPAFEKENGVKVEYVAGNSTDTLAKLQAQKGNQQIDVAIVDDGPMYQAIQLGFCGKLDGLPADLYDTARFKDDRAVAIGIVATGLMYNTKVFKEKGWAPPTSWNDLKDTKYAKQLVIPPINNTYGLEALVMLSKMNGGGETNVDSGFKIFKEQINPNVLAYEPSPGKMTELFQSGQAVIAVWGTGRVQSFANTGFPVDFVYPKEGAATLLTTACPINKPNASPLAASFVKMLLDPKIQLVMLKDYGYGPVLKSLVIPPELGKMAPIGERAAKLYNPDWTVINEKREEWTKRWNREVER, from the coding sequence ATGAAGACTTTTCGCCTTCTGACCGCGGTCAGCATCGCAGCGCTCATTGCCTCCCCATCAGTCGCCTGGGCCCAGCAGAAAACGCTCTATGTCGCCGGCTATGGCGGCTCGTTCGAGAAGACCATCCGCGACGAGGTGATCCCGGCCTTCGAGAAGGAGAACGGCGTCAAGGTCGAATACGTCGCCGGCAACTCCACCGACACGCTGGCCAAACTCCAGGCGCAGAAGGGCAACCAGCAGATCGACGTCGCCATCGTCGATGACGGCCCGATGTACCAGGCGATCCAGCTCGGCTTCTGCGGCAAGCTCGACGGCCTGCCCGCCGATCTCTACGACACCGCGCGTTTCAAGGATGATCGCGCGGTCGCGATCGGCATCGTCGCCACCGGCCTGATGTACAACACCAAGGTGTTCAAGGAGAAGGGCTGGGCGCCGCCGACCTCGTGGAACGACCTGAAGGACACGAAATACGCAAAACAGCTCGTGATCCCGCCGATCAACAACACCTACGGTCTCGAAGCGCTGGTGATGCTGTCGAAGATGAACGGCGGCGGCGAGACCAACGTCGATTCCGGCTTCAAGATCTTCAAGGAGCAGATCAACCCGAACGTGCTGGCCTATGAGCCGTCGCCGGGCAAGATGACCGAGCTGTTCCAGTCCGGCCAGGCCGTGATCGCGGTGTGGGGCACCGGCCGCGTGCAGAGCTTTGCCAATACCGGCTTTCCCGTCGACTTCGTCTACCCCAAGGAAGGCGCGGCGACGCTGCTGACCACGGCGTGTCCGATCAACAAGCCCAATGCTTCGCCGCTGGCGGCGAGCTTCGTCAAGATGCTGCTCGATCCAAAGATCCAGCTCGTGATGCTGAAGGATTACGGCTACGGCCCGGTGCTGAAATCGCTGGTGATCCCCCCGGAGCTCGGCAAGATGGCGCCGATCGGGGAGCGCGCGGCGAAGCTCTACAATCCGGACTGGACCGTGATTAACGAGAAGCGCGAGGAGTGGACCAAGCGCTGGAATCGCGAGGTCGAGCGCTGA